One genomic window of Clostridium taeniosporum includes the following:
- a CDS encoding tyrosine-type recombinase/integrase, giving the protein MNLNNLSNGISSYLYDLDEPWSADIWNLQDLLKEIYNPKKIKLSGSLNFTILKNENLKKEIKIFLSKRIRNRIVTAGSIEYKFKVYNNLFEFMSKYKKYKTCIDIDYLKIDIELNSYYIDKKISKSDIKSINSTLRQLKKYWLETYDTRSEYEKDLWDIRKINPKKVSLSQSKYHLNFTEVPEPYKNLAKKYMRVYIHKDSFGYCEKRLYSIRVFFTFIFESHNDWVDLKLLQRKDIENFIEWVHEWFKNRGTQRIDMQVWNVLIDAKNFVEYIQLAEYEEAPSKLVNRLFFKEDRPSKPIWNLNNEKYIPQNILHQLEENIEYLDSAYIPIVIILRATGLRISDVLGIRYNKCLELINDGWYVVMDISKTKIENHRIPITKEVAFILQEQIKIAEKLYEMKENPNKYIFVRESGVRAGLPPSARSLELALNKLARERNIVDDNGKVFHFKNHAFRHTKAVELINNGMNLLHVQKWLAHLSPEMTLKYAQLLDTTLRKSWEAVMQSGLFRINTDNGAIEKIDLNIENSDLIEWEYIRKNLDAVRIPLGYCLKPNKVQCNHQLNPCLTCSNMCTSPEFIHEFEIEINETLNQIERARQLGRLVWVEKNEIVLEKLKAILDVLNEGKVYHKAGKQRREFVGDERNVK; this is encoded by the coding sequence GTGAATTTGAATAATTTAAGTAATGGAATTTCAAGTTATTTATATGATTTAGATGAACCTTGGAGTGCTGATATATGGAATTTACAAGACTTGCTAAAAGAAATATATAATCCAAAAAAAATTAAATTATCAGGTAGCTTGAATTTTACTATATTAAAAAATGAAAATTTAAAAAAAGAAATAAAAATTTTTCTGTCAAAAAGAATTAGGAATAGAATCGTAACCGCAGGTTCAATTGAATATAAGTTTAAAGTTTATAATAATTTATTTGAATTTATGTCTAAATATAAAAAATATAAAACATGTATAGACATTGACTATTTAAAAATAGATATTGAGTTGAACAGTTATTATATAGATAAAAAAATTTCAAAATCAGATATAAAGAGTATTAACTCCACACTTAGGCAACTTAAGAAATATTGGTTAGAAACATATGATACCCGAAGTGAATACGAGAAGGATTTGTGGGATATTAGGAAGATAAATCCTAAGAAGGTTTCTTTAAGTCAATCAAAGTATCATTTGAACTTTACAGAAGTTCCTGAACCATATAAAAATTTAGCAAAAAAATATATGAGAGTATATATACACAAAGATAGTTTTGGATATTGTGAAAAAAGATTATATAGTATTAGAGTATTTTTTACATTTATTTTTGAATCTCATAACGATTGGGTCGATTTAAAATTATTACAAAGAAAAGATATTGAAAATTTTATTGAATGGGTTCACGAATGGTTTAAGAATAGAGGTACTCAAAGAATCGATATGCAAGTGTGGAATGTTTTAATAGATGCTAAAAATTTCGTTGAATACATTCAATTAGCAGAATATGAGGAAGCTCCATCTAAATTGGTAAATAGATTATTTTTTAAAGAAGATAGACCTTCTAAACCAATTTGGAATTTAAACAATGAAAAATATATACCTCAAAATATATTGCATCAATTAGAAGAAAATATTGAGTATCTTGATAGTGCATATATTCCTATAGTTATTATATTACGTGCAACCGGATTAAGAATTAGTGATGTATTAGGTATAAGATATAACAAATGTCTTGAATTAATAAATGATGGATGGTACGTCGTAATGGATATTAGTAAGACTAAAATTGAGAATCATAGAATTCCAATTACAAAAGAAGTAGCTTTCATATTACAAGAACAAATAAAGATTGCAGAAAAACTTTATGAAATGAAAGAAAATCCTAATAAATATATTTTTGTCAGAGAATCAGGGGTGCGTGCTGGGCTACCGCCGTCAGCGAGATCGCTTGAACTTGCTTTAAATAAATTGGCAAGAGAAAGAAATATAGTTGATGATAATGGGAAGGTTTTTCACTTTAAGAATCACGCATTCAGGCATACCAAAGCGGTTGAACTTATAAACAATGGAATGAATTTATTACATGTTCAAAAGTGGTTGGCACATTTAAGTCCTGAAATGACATTAAAATATGCTCAATTATTAGATACTACATTGAGAAAGTCGTGGGAAGCAGTAATGCAATCGGGTTTATTTAGAATAAATACCGATAATGGTGCAATTGAAAAAATTGATTTAAATATAGAAAATAGTGATTTAATTGAATGGGAATATATACGAAAAAATTTAGATGCTGTTAGAATCCCGTTGGGATATTGTTTAAAACCTAATAAAGTTCAATGTAATCATCAACTAAATCCTTGTTTAACATGCAGTAATATGTGCACTAGTCCCGAATTTATTCATGAGTTTGAAATCGAGATAAATGAAACATTAAATCAAATTGAAAGAGCAAGACAATTAGGCAGATTAGTTTGGGTGGAAAAGAATGAGATTGTTTTAGAAAAATTAAAAGCAATATTAGATGTTTTAAATGAAGGGAAAGTATATCATAAAGCAGGTAAACAAAGACGTGAGTTTGTAGGTGATGAAAGGAATGTCAAATAA
- a CDS encoding phage holin family protein, with the protein MEKGNIFKTIIAAVGTWFTWLFGAWDLALEVLVLFMVLDYITGLLRGYVNKELSSDIGLKGIARKAVIFIVLIVAVALDRLLNTGNWLFRTLVCYFYISNEGLSLIENCAALGAPVPEKLLDALAQLKDGEKKEIKEQL; encoded by the coding sequence ATGGAAAAAGGAAATATTTTTAAAACAATAATTGCAGCAGTAGGAACCTGGTTCACTTGGCTATTTGGAGCGTGGGATTTAGCATTAGAAGTATTAGTATTATTTATGGTACTAGATTATATTACAGGATTGCTTAGAGGGTATGTCAATAAGGAATTAAGTAGTGATATAGGATTAAAGGGTATCGCAAGAAAAGCAGTAATATTTATAGTTCTTATAGTCGCAGTTGCATTAGACAGGCTACTTAATACTGGCAATTGGTTATTTAGAACGCTTGTATGCTATTTTTATATATCCAATGAGGGATTAAGTTTAATAGAAAATTGTGCAGCACTTGGTGCACCAGTTCCTGAAAAATTATTAGATGCACTAGCACAACTTAAAGATGGAGAAAAAAAAGAGATAAAAGAGCAGCTTTAG
- a CDS encoding N-acetylmuramoyl-L-alanine amidase, with product MKIAIDLGHGCSPDRGAVGIIAEETIINNVGKLVISKLKGLGHTVIETRPVAAACVTDALEQRTNKANFESVDLFASIHANAGGGIGSEVFTYRGKELEQARAVLNNLVNLGFKNRGIKSNNLYVTGHTNAPSMLIEICFIDTQSDIDLYNSIGAENIADAIVKGLVGQTVTNTKGYIVTGYLPNGYRGNNEFEGIDLEYVLSYFEGVRCYAKADSKGVWIETQILPYSKCLELKNILGSWFYAIK from the coding sequence ATGAAAATAGCAATAGATTTAGGTCATGGATGTTCTCCAGACAGGGGAGCAGTTGGAATTATAGCAGAGGAAACAATTATTAATAATGTTGGTAAACTCGTAATAAGTAAATTAAAAGGACTAGGACATACAGTAATAGAAACACGACCAGTTGCAGCAGCTTGTGTTACAGATGCTTTAGAACAAAGAACCAATAAAGCTAATTTTGAAAGTGTGGACTTGTTTGCATCAATTCATGCTAATGCTGGGGGTGGGATAGGCTCAGAGGTGTTTACTTATAGGGGAAAGGAACTAGAACAGGCTAGAGCAGTATTAAATAATCTAGTTAATCTAGGTTTTAAAAATAGAGGAATAAAGAGCAACAATCTATATGTAACAGGACATACTAATGCACCATCTATGCTTATAGAAATATGTTTTATAGATACTCAATCGGACATAGATTTATATAATAGTATTGGTGCAGAAAATATAGCAGATGCAATCGTAAAAGGTTTAGTAGGGCAAACAGTAACTAATACAAAGGGATATATAGTAACAGGTTATTTGCCTAATGGATATAGAGGAAATAATGAATTTGAAGGAATTGACTTAGAATATGTATTAAGTTATTTTGAAGGTGTCAGATGTTATGCTAAAGCTGATTCTAAAGGCGTGTGGATAGAAACGCAAATATTACCTTATTCTAAGTGTTTAGAACTCAAAAACATTTTAGGAAGTTGGTTTTATGCAATAAAATAG
- a CDS encoding sodium-dependent transporter, which yields MSKREGFSSKLGFIISCVGAAIGLGNVWMFPYKLGENGGAAFLIPYFLFVILLGVVGLMGEFSFGRMYKQGSLGGIRQALKEKNIKGGKIISVIPTLGLTGIFMFYTVVVGWVLKYFFISLTGEISSINTEVYFKNFANSPNVVIWHALAVIITLIIVSFGVAKGIEKINKIIIPLLFVIFIVLIIKSLSLPNSLAGVEYLLKPEWGYLLKPNTWVMAMGQAFFTVSITGCCMVACGSYAGDKFNIPNCALNTAAFDTLSAILAAFMIMPAVFALGLNPTAGPALMFVTIPSIFQTMPLSSLLSALFFLSIIFASISSSIAMLEGPVEAILSVTKWSRKKATIIVASVAFIFAIPLGLNGELFDKFTNFITVVLSPIGAVITAFIFYYIVDNKKALNEVNKGAKHKLGIGFIKFGKYIFVPATIIIIILGILYGGIG from the coding sequence GTGAGTAAAAGAGAAGGCTTTTCAAGCAAATTAGGTTTTATAATATCTTGCGTTGGAGCTGCAATAGGATTAGGAAATGTATGGATGTTTCCTTATAAGCTAGGAGAAAATGGTGGTGCAGCATTTCTAATCCCATATTTTTTATTTGTAATTCTTTTAGGCGTAGTTGGATTAATGGGGGAATTTTCATTTGGAAGAATGTATAAGCAAGGTTCATTGGGAGGCATAAGACAAGCTCTTAAAGAAAAAAATATAAAAGGAGGAAAAATTATATCTGTAATTCCTACTTTGGGATTAACAGGTATATTTATGTTTTATACTGTTGTTGTAGGATGGGTTTTAAAGTACTTTTTTATAAGTTTAACCGGAGAAATATCATCAATAAATACAGAAGTATATTTTAAAAATTTTGCCAATAGTCCTAATGTTGTTATATGGCATGCTTTAGCAGTAATAATAACATTAATAATAGTGAGTTTTGGTGTAGCAAAGGGTATTGAAAAAATTAATAAAATAATTATTCCATTACTATTTGTAATTTTTATAGTATTAATAATAAAATCGTTAAGTTTACCTAATTCACTTGCTGGGGTAGAATATTTATTAAAACCTGAGTGGGGATATTTATTAAAACCAAATACATGGGTTATGGCTATGGGACAAGCATTCTTTACAGTATCAATAACAGGATGTTGTATGGTTGCTTGTGGAAGTTATGCAGGTGATAAATTCAACATACCTAATTGTGCTTTAAATACAGCTGCATTTGACACATTATCAGCAATACTAGCAGCATTTATGATTATGCCAGCAGTATTTGCATTAGGATTAAATCCAACAGCAGGCCCGGCATTGATGTTTGTTACTATACCAAGTATATTTCAAACAATGCCTTTAAGTAGTTTATTAAGTGCATTATTTTTCTTAAGCATAATATTTGCTTCAATTTCTTCATCCATAGCAATGCTTGAAGGACCAGTAGAAGCAATTTTAAGTGTAACTAAGTGGAGTAGAAAGAAGGCAACAATAATTGTAGCAAGTGTAGCATTTATTTTTGCTATTCCATTAGGTCTTAATGGTGAATTATTTGATAAATTTACCAATTTCATAACCGTCGTATTATCACCAATAGGTGCAGTAATAACAGCATTTATTTTTTATTATATAGTAGATAATAAAAAAGCATTAAATGAAGTAAATAAGGGAGCAAAACATAAATTGGGTATTGGATTTATTAAATTTGGTAAATACATATTTGTTCCTGCAACAATAATTATAATAATTCTTGGTATTTTATATGGAGGAATTGGTTAA
- a CDS encoding helix-turn-helix domain-containing protein translates to MLCERLKELREEIELKQEEVAAKLNMGRSTYANYETGRAEPGISVLKDIASFYNVSIDFLCGYTNIREQYIKDKRKSSYVNDCLKIYEKFLK, encoded by the coding sequence ATGTTATGTGAGAGATTAAAAGAATTAAGAGAAGAAATAGAATTAAAACAAGAAGAGGTTGCAGCTAAATTAAATATGGGACGAAGCACTTATGCAAATTATGAAACAGGAAGAGCTGAACCAGGAATATCTGTCCTAAAAGATATTGCTAGTTTTTATAATGTAAGTATAGATTTCTTATGTGGATACACAAATATAAGAGAGCAATATATTAAAGATAAAAGAAAATCATCATATGTCAATGATTGTTTAAAGATTTATGAAAAATTTTTAAAATAA
- a CDS encoding tyrosine-type recombinase/integrase: MRVETVISKQIKRRYILIDDNGEIVEPVLKFLKYRDNIGNARNTLRAYCYHLKLYFEFLNQINVNYLNIDIDQMAKFIGWLQTPEGVYNVSYLNIQESKRNNRTINTIINTVLLFYDYLLRHDESQISILGNLKEKMSYSKRGYKDFLYHINKDKGFMANIIKLKVPKSKPKTLDKQQIQTILNNCTNVRDYFLLRLLWESSIRIGEALSLWIEDFNISETKIEIKDRGELENYSEIKTVNSPRCIDVSCELMNDFMNYIAEMHDDNVNTNFVFIKLTGINKYKPMEYQDVVSLFNRLKKKTKIDVNPHMLRHSSLTELKRLGWEAEFLRIRAGHKHIQTTLQMYIHLSDDDLRKEWEEVEKNMKIKSNRSDTSEFE; this comes from the coding sequence ATGAGAGTTGAGACAGTTATTAGTAAACAGATTAAAAGAAGATATATTTTAATAGATGACAATGGAGAAATTGTAGAACCAGTATTAAAATTTCTTAAGTATAGAGATAATATTGGAAATGCTAGAAATACACTAAGAGCTTATTGTTATCATTTAAAATTATACTTTGAATTCTTAAATCAAATTAATGTTAATTATTTAAATATAGATATTGATCAAATGGCTAAATTTATAGGATGGCTTCAAACTCCTGAAGGAGTTTATAACGTTAGTTATCTTAATATTCAAGAAAGTAAACGTAACAATAGAACAATTAATACAATTATTAATACTGTGTTATTATTTTATGATTATTTATTAAGACATGATGAATCTCAAATATCTATATTAGGAAATTTAAAAGAAAAGATGTCATATTCAAAGCGTGGATATAAAGATTTTTTATATCACATTAATAAAGATAAAGGTTTTATGGCAAACATAATTAAACTTAAAGTTCCAAAATCAAAGCCAAAGACATTAGATAAACAACAAATTCAAACCATATTAAATAATTGCACTAATGTACGAGATTATTTCCTTTTAAGATTACTATGGGAGAGTTCAATCCGAATAGGCGAAGCCTTAAGTTTGTGGATAGAAGATTTTAATATCTCAGAAACAAAAATTGAAATAAAAGATAGAGGTGAACTTGAAAATTATTCTGAAATAAAAACAGTTAATAGTCCAAGATGTATTGATGTTAGTTGTGAACTGATGAATGACTTTATGAATTATATTGCTGAAATGCATGATGATAATGTAAATACAAATTTTGTGTTTATTAAACTAACGGGAATAAATAAATATAAACCTATGGAATATCAAGATGTTGTATCTCTCTTTAATAGATTAAAAAAGAAAACTAAAATAGATGTTAATCCTCACATGTTAAGACATTCTTCACTTACCGAATTGAAAAGATTAGGATGGGAAGCTGAATTCTTAAGAATTCGAGCCGGACATAAACATATTCAAACAACGTTACAAATGTACATCCATCTTAGCGACGATGATTTAAGAAAGGAATGGGAAGAAGTTGAGAAGAATATGAAGATTAAATCTAATAGGAGTGATACAAGTGAATTTGAATAA
- a CDS encoding phage tail spike protein, with amino-acid sequence MINLYEKNETNFKHNAYVLNETIKCEITEEINNSYEINLEYPLHDSKNFSNLFVPGEVVKVPSWDDRKEQLFVIRRFKPSLNNSISVYAQHIFFSKMDGNVVLDTFIEGKTRKQAVQQILNNTINPHKFNIGNKDKSTDTNNLRIVRYSVLDALIGSKDNTIKNRYGGELVPDNFTVDFVNKRGKYTGIKVTYAKNITGAEATFGDIDLITEIIPVGANGLMIPEKSVKASNFDVNNPYTRVIEFSNIGVVEAQKDNDGNITNEDEICTEEQAIKKLRKACLDKFNIEHVNEINFNLNLNFVELCDCINFEENDYSDINSRVAIGDTINVNIKPFGLTQKGRIYRLTRDAITGRLISCEIGYKRGNLADTLNKTNSKIDDTNSRLEKAKEELSKKTNNLKVTMEKKDNEIELSVENEAKKRKSAIEVLDGKIDLSVKNEKKARETAIEILDGKIENRVTEDDFSSYKRQTSKEISQKISSGEEFSSEMRQNVTTFQFLFNKASGQKTEITSDGIAIYDGGLIVKDRRGHDLMWFDKNGNCHVNFAHINDLSIDKLDVESSFYSSLANMKSVWFNEVGIGSRLNCNSDTFYINRGYNLDEYIEKKCHQMLKSQGLI; translated from the coding sequence ATGATAAATCTATATGAAAAGAATGAAACTAATTTTAAACATAATGCTTATGTACTTAATGAAACTATTAAATGTGAAATTACGGAAGAAATAAATAATAGTTATGAGATTAACCTGGAATATCCATTACATGATAGCAAGAATTTTAGCAATTTATTTGTTCCTGGTGAAGTTGTAAAAGTTCCATCTTGGGATGATAGAAAGGAACAATTATTTGTTATAAGAAGATTTAAGCCTAGTTTAAATAATAGTATTAGTGTATATGCACAGCATATATTTTTTAGTAAAATGGATGGAAATGTTGTATTAGACACATTTATTGAAGGAAAAACTAGAAAACAAGCTGTACAACAAATACTTAATAATACCATTAATCCACATAAATTTAATATAGGGAATAAAGATAAGAGCACAGATACTAATAATTTAAGAATTGTTAGGTATTCTGTGCTTGACGCTTTAATAGGATCTAAAGATAATACTATAAAAAATAGATATGGTGGTGAGTTAGTACCTGATAACTTTACTGTAGATTTTGTAAATAAAAGAGGTAAATATACTGGAATTAAAGTTACTTATGCCAAAAATATAACTGGTGCAGAAGCAACTTTTGGGGATATAGATTTAATTACAGAAATAATTCCAGTTGGAGCTAATGGTTTGATGATTCCTGAAAAATCTGTTAAAGCAAGTAATTTTGATGTTAATAATCCATATACTCGTGTAATTGAATTTAGTAATATTGGGGTTGTTGAAGCACAAAAAGATAATGATGGAAATATTACTAATGAAGATGAGATATGTACAGAAGAACAAGCTATAAAGAAATTAAGAAAAGCCTGTTTAGATAAATTTAATATAGAACATGTCAATGAAATTAATTTTAATCTTAACCTTAATTTTGTAGAGTTATGTGATTGTATTAATTTTGAAGAAAATGACTATTCTGATATTAATTCTAGGGTAGCAATAGGAGATACTATTAATGTTAATATTAAACCATTTGGCTTAACACAAAAAGGACGTATTTATAGGCTCACAAGAGACGCAATAACTGGTAGATTAATATCTTGTGAAATAGGATATAAACGTGGAAATTTAGCTGATACTTTAAACAAAACTAATAGTAAGATAGACGATACTAATAGTAGATTAGAAAAGGCTAAAGAAGAATTAAGCAAAAAAACTAATAATCTTAAAGTAACTATGGAAAAAAAAGATAATGAAATTGAATTATCGGTTGAAAATGAAGCGAAAAAAAGAAAAAGTGCAATAGAAGTTTTAGACGGTAAAATTGATTTATCTGTTAAAAACGAAAAAAAAGCAAGAGAAACAGCTATTGAAATATTAGATGGGAAAATAGAAAATAGAGTAACAGAAGATGATTTTAGTTCTTACAAAAGACAAACTTCAAAAGAAATTAGTCAAAAAATTAGTTCGGGAGAAGAATTTTCTAGTGAGATGAGACAAAATGTAACTACTTTTCAATTTTTATTTAACAAAGCAAGTGGTCAGAAGACCGAAATAACATCAGATGGAATTGCAATATATGATGGAGGACTTATAGTTAAAGATCGAAGAGGGCATGACCTTATGTGGTTTGATAAAAATGGAAATTGTCATGTAAATTTTGCACATATAAATGATTTAAGTATTGATAAATTAGATGTAGAAAGTTCATTTTATAGTTCATTAGCAAATATGAAGAGTGTTTGGTTTAATGAAGTCGGAATTGGAAGTCGTCTAAATTGTAATTCTGACACATTTTATATTAATAGAGGGTATAACCTAGACGAATATATTGAAAAAAAATGTCATCAAATGCTTAAAAGTCAAGGCTTAATCTAA
- a CDS encoding DUF6262 family protein produces MSNKTNININGLQKYAKEKKEKTLNKVDLAIRTLIKNQKNINFNSVAQTSGVSKAYLYNNKDVRNRIETLREKGFNTISSKRSSKITTESAKDIIIASKNKKIKDLETENRRLKEELMILRGKLYDSI; encoded by the coding sequence ATGTCAAATAAAACTAATATCAATATAAATGGATTGCAAAAGTATGCAAAAGAGAAAAAAGAGAAAACCTTAAATAAAGTTGATTTAGCTATAAGAACTTTAATAAAAAATCAGAAAAATATCAATTTTAATTCTGTAGCTCAAACGTCTGGAGTGTCTAAAGCATATTTATACAACAACAAAGATGTAAGAAATCGTATAGAAACATTACGAGAAAAGGGATTTAATACAATAAGTTCTAAACGGTCATCTAAAATAACAACCGAATCTGCTAAGGATATTATTATAGCATCTAAAAATAAAAAAATTAAAGATTTAGAGACAGAAAATAGAAGATTGAAAGAAGAACTTATGATTTTGAGAGGTAAGTTATATGATTCAATATAA
- a CDS encoding helix-turn-helix domain-containing protein encodes MLKKKRVEKNLTELEFAKRIGISKSYVSKLENHPTECNPTINLIIKISKELDVTPFFVFKFFIKNRKR; translated from the coding sequence ATGCTAAAGAAGAAAAGAGTAGAAAAAAATCTAACAGAATTAGAATTTGCAAAAAGAATAGGAATAAGCAAGAGTTATGTAAGTAAATTAGAAAATCATCCAACTGAATGTAATCCAACTATAAATTTAATTATAAAGATATCTAAAGAATTGGATGTAACTCCCTTTTTTGTCTTTAAGTTTTTTATAAAAAATAGAAAACGCTAA
- a CDS encoding phage tail protein, whose protein sequence is MFKFNNISSEDMGLVVRELPPISSPEETLNKLDIPGGVPILQNWGHGLLEKPCTCHYEGNNLDKLLQWLRGSGKVIFGNLKDRYYKSYIGNKIPLEQILRNKLYKFPVIFTCKPFGYLLDGGIPITITKQTKLNNVKCTYKSLPTITIKGTGSATFIINNRSFKVTNINGEITINSEKESVSNDRGEYMEGEFPYLDPGENNISWTGSVTEVIITPYWRTWI, encoded by the coding sequence ATGTTTAAATTTAATAATATATCTAGTGAAGATATGGGATTAGTAGTGCGAGAACTACCGCCTATATCTTCACCAGAGGAAACACTAAATAAATTAGATATTCCAGGTGGAGTTCCGATATTACAAAATTGGGGGCATGGCTTACTAGAAAAACCTTGCACTTGCCATTATGAAGGAAATAATCTAGATAAATTATTACAATGGCTTAGAGGTAGTGGAAAAGTAATTTTTGGTAATCTTAAAGATAGATATTATAAATCTTATATAGGAAATAAGATACCTTTAGAACAAATTTTAAGAAATAAGCTATATAAATTTCCTGTGATTTTTACCTGTAAGCCTTTCGGTTATTTATTAGATGGGGGCATACCAATTACGATAACTAAACAAACTAAATTGAATAATGTTAAATGTACTTATAAGTCCTTACCTACTATAACAATAAAAGGAACTGGATCAGCTACTTTTATTATAAATAATAGAAGTTTTAAAGTTACTAATATCAATGGAGAAATTACTATTAATAGTGAAAAGGAAAGTGTATCAAATGATAGAGGAGAATATATGGAAGGTGAATTCCCTTATTTAGATCCAGGAGAGAACAATATTTCCTGGACTGGTAGTGTTACAGAAGTAATTATAACCCCTTACTGGAGGACTTGGATATGA